The DNA segment GGCGAGCATGCTAAATGCAGCAAATGATACTATTTTAAAAGCTATTGATTCGTACGCATTTAACGCAGAAGAGAACTTCTTGATCTTAGGTACTGATAAGCAAAGAATCTACAGACGATCGGCTAACTATGTTCATTACATCGTTAATTTGGAGAGTAGCAAATCAACCCTACTTGCTGATTCAGGCCGAACAGAATGTGTTAAATTTTCTCCAAATGGAAATTCAATCGCTTTTGTTAAAGAAAATAACATATACATCAATCGTCTCGATAGCACCACATTACAAATTACATTCGACGGCAAACGAAACGAAATTATTAATGGCAAAGCTGACTGGGTATACGAAGAGGAATTCGCTTTTAACAGAGCCTTTTTCTGGTCTTCGGAAGGCAACAATTTGGCCTACTACAAATTCAACGAAACGAAAGTGCGTGAATTCTCATTCCCTGATTACAATAATTTATATCCTAAAGAATATCAATTCAAATATCCAAAAGCAGGAGAAACAAACGCCAGTGTTAGTATCCATTTATATAATTTAAAAACACAATTAACTAAATCTATAAATACAGGAAATGATAATAGCATCTACATCCCTAGACTAAAATGGAGTAATACAGACAGTAAATTACTTATCTACAGATTAAATAGAAGGCAAAACATTCTTGAAGTTCTAACGGCAAACTGTATTACAAAAGAGAATAATATTTCTACGACAATTCTACTTAAAGAAGAAAGTGAAACTTATATAGATGTTACCGACGACATCTTATTTCTAAAAGACAAAGAACACTTTATTTGGAGCAGCGAGAGCAATGGATATAATCATTTGTATTTATACAACTTTCAAGGAAAAATGGTAAGGCAATTAACACAAGGCGAATGGGATGTAACAAAATTTAATGGATTTGATGAAAATACGTTACGTGTATATTTTACTTGCACAGAAGAGTCACCAATGAAACGTGCTATTTATTCGGTAAACTATAATGGTGAAGATTTTTACAAATTATCTCATTCTAGCGGTACCAACGCATGTACATTTAGTAAAGGGTTTAACTATTTCATTAATGTATATTCTACCGCCAACACCCCTCCTATTACAACAGTGCATGCTATTGATGGCAGAAAAATAAGAACTCTAGAAAACAACAAAGCATTAGCGCATAAAATAACATCCGTAGATCTTCCAAAGAAAACATTCTTCACATTTAAAACGGAACAAAAGATTAAGCTAAACGGCTGGATGATTAAGCCACCAAATTTCGATTCGTTTAAAGAATACCCCGTTTATATCTCTGTTTATGGTGGTCCTGGATCACAAACCGTTCTAGACAAATGGGGTGGAAACACAATGATGTGGCATCACTACTTAGCAAAGCAAGGTTATGTAATTATTTCGGTTGATAGCAGAGGAACTGGATCAAGAGGAGCTGAATTCGAAAGACTTACATATAAGAGTCTTGGAGATTTAGAAACATACGATATGATTGAGACAGCCAAATACATGGCTAAACA comes from the Flavobacteriales bacterium genome and includes:
- a CDS encoding S9 family peptidase — its product is MRVASALILSTLLHLTSSVFGQETKDLTLEDIWEKNEYSTEYIHSMRSMEDGLHYTSLLKDKISGESIVVRYVYKTGEAIDTLFRASMLNAANDTILKAIDSYAFNAEENFLILGTDKQRIYRRSANYVHYIVNLESSKSTLLADSGRTECVKFSPNGNSIAFVKENNIYINRLDSTTLQITFDGKRNEIINGKADWVYEEEFAFNRAFFWSSEGNNLAYYKFNETKVREFSFPDYNNLYPKEYQFKYPKAGETNASVSIHLYNLKTQLTKSINTGNDNSIYIPRLKWSNTDSKLLIYRLNRRQNILEVLTANCITKENNISTTILLKEESETYIDVTDDILFLKDKEHFIWSSESNGYNHLYLYNFQGKMVRQLTQGEWDVTKFNGFDENTLRVYFTCTEESPMKRAIYSVNYNGEDFYKLSHSSGTNACTFSKGFNYFINVYSTANTPPITTVHAIDGRKIRTLENNKALAHKITSVDLPKKTFFTFKTEQKIKLNGWMIKPPNFDSFKEYPVYISVYGGPGSQTVLDKWGGNTMMWHHYLAKQGYVIISVDSRGTGSRGAEFERLTYKSLGDLETYDMIETAKYMAKQPFVDSKRIGIQGWSYGGYISTLSILKGAEYFKMAIAVAPVSDWKFYDTIYTERYMQTPNENKEGYSTSSCLTYIDQLKGKYLLIHGTSDDNVHFQNSAILAEELVKQNKQFDSFYYTNKAHSLLGGKTRIHLFTKMTNYILDNL